From a region of the Aeoliella mucimassa genome:
- the pckA gene encoding phosphoenolpyruvate carboxykinase (ATP): MNVPVDLSVYGITVKKVLRNLSPAELCELGVETDGEQLTSSGAINANSGAKKGRSPKDKRVVKEASSDNDVWWGNVNIPFTEDSFGKNRKMAIDYLNTCDQLFVLDGYAGWEPENQIKVRVICSRSYHALFMHNMLIRPTKEQLESYGEPDYVVFNAGCTEADPSVEGVENTTSVALNFAAGEFVILGSQYAGEMKKGVFTIMNYLMPKKGILSMHCSANEGPKGDVSLFFGLSGTGKTTLSADVNRALIGDDEHCWSETGVSNIEGGCYAKTINLSAEKEPEIYGAIKFGTVLENVIVDPETREVDYDDVSLTENTRASYPIEHIPNAKIPCIGGHPKNIVFLTCDAFGVLPPVSKLTPEQAMYHFISGYTAKVAGTEVGVTEPEATFSACFGAPFLVWHPSKYAELLAEKMRSYGATAWLVNTGWSGGAYGTGERMSLKYTRAIIDAIHDGTLVDAPTATDPVFGVEVPTECANVPSEILVPKNTWADKEAFEKTAGKLASLFVTNFKKFEEGASDEIKAAGPNVEAAV, translated from the coding sequence ATGAATGTTCCTGTCGACCTGTCTGTTTATGGAATAACAGTCAAGAAGGTCCTCCGTAATCTTTCGCCAGCGGAACTGTGCGAACTGGGCGTCGAAACTGACGGCGAACAGTTAACAAGCAGTGGAGCTATTAACGCCAACTCTGGCGCGAAGAAGGGCCGCAGCCCGAAAGATAAGCGGGTTGTCAAAGAAGCCTCCAGCGATAACGACGTATGGTGGGGCAACGTAAATATCCCGTTTACTGAGGACTCGTTTGGTAAGAATCGCAAGATGGCGATCGATTACCTGAACACCTGTGATCAACTATTTGTTCTCGATGGCTATGCCGGTTGGGAACCAGAAAACCAAATCAAAGTTCGTGTCATTTGCTCGCGAAGCTATCACGCTTTGTTCATGCATAACATGCTGATCCGTCCCACGAAGGAACAGCTAGAATCGTACGGCGAACCTGACTACGTGGTGTTCAACGCTGGTTGCACCGAAGCCGATCCATCGGTCGAAGGTGTCGAAAACACCACGAGCGTAGCCTTGAACTTTGCCGCTGGCGAGTTCGTGATTCTCGGTTCGCAATACGCAGGCGAGATGAAGAAGGGTGTGTTCACCATCATGAACTACCTGATGCCGAAGAAGGGCATCCTGTCGATGCACTGCTCGGCCAACGAAGGCCCAAAAGGCGACGTGTCGCTGTTCTTCGGTCTGTCGGGTACAGGTAAAACCACGCTCTCGGCAGACGTGAATCGCGCCCTGATCGGCGACGACGAACACTGCTGGTCGGAAACCGGTGTGTCGAACATCGAAGGTGGTTGCTACGCAAAGACCATCAATCTGTCGGCCGAGAAAGAGCCGGAGATTTACGGTGCTATCAAGTTCGGTACCGTGTTGGAAAACGTGATCGTCGATCCCGAGACTCGCGAAGTGGACTATGACGATGTGTCGCTTACCGAGAACACTCGGGCGAGCTATCCCATCGAGCACATTCCCAACGCCAAGATCCCTTGCATCGGTGGTCATCCCAAGAACATCGTGTTCTTGACCTGCGACGCGTTCGGTGTACTGCCACCGGTCAGCAAGCTGACCCCCGAGCAGGCGATGTACCACTTCATTAGTGGTTACACGGCTAAGGTGGCTGGAACCGAAGTCGGCGTGACCGAGCCCGAAGCGACGTTCAGTGCCTGCTTCGGTGCACCGTTCCTGGTATGGCATCCTTCGAAGTACGCCGAGCTGTTGGCCGAAAAGATGCGAAGCTACGGCGCTACTGCTTGGTTGGTGAACACCGGCTGGAGCGGCGGTGCCTACGGAACCGGCGAACGCATGAGCCTGAAGTACACTCGGGCGATCATCGATGCGATTCACGATGGTACGCTGGTCGATGCTCCCACCGCCACCGATCCGGTGTTCGGCGTGGAAGTACCCACCGAGTGTGCGAATGTGCCGAGCGAGATCCTGGTCCCCAAGAACACTTGGGCCGACAAGGAAGCCTTCGAGAAGACCGCTGGCAAGCTCGCTAGCTTGTTCGTGACGAACTTCAAGAAGTTCGAAGAAGGTGCTTCGGACGAAATCAAAGCAGCTGGCCCCAACGTGGAAGCCGCTGTCTAA
- the dnaB gene encoding replicative DNA helicase — protein sequence MADHDRSDVDHKKSRKGKHRVDSAEGLLERQMPQAVDAERGVLGSLLLLPEKFDEVALILRPDDFYDDSHACIYHHLIEMHDSGKQIDPMLLVQHLRDAGDYERIGGAAYIAELGESVPTAAHAEFYAQKVQEKATLRALIQASTDIIRDSYDPTIDSRQMLSRAEERVFSILEEKGNSQVTSIREVLQESLARLDARMRSDHTAGGVETGFEDFDEMSGGLRANELIILAARPSMGKTALAMNITEHAAIDCQAPTLFVSLEMSKLELGDRLLCSRARVNGHRLRNGHISKEESQLLIRTANEISSAPLYIDDTPGRTMTEIAAAGRRLKRRHGLSLVVIDYLQLIEPDNSSDPRQEQVSKIARRLKGLARELSVPVLCLAQLNRQVESTRDNKPQLSHLRESGAIEQDADIVMFVHREEYYQTNEEDRARVRGEADLLIRKQRNGPTGDVKLTWLHDFTRFTNAAPEPHEEFASFGGGGGGDEF from the coding sequence ATGGCCGACCACGACCGTTCTGATGTCGATCATAAGAAGTCACGTAAGGGAAAGCACCGCGTCGATAGCGCCGAAGGGCTGCTAGAGCGCCAGATGCCTCAGGCAGTGGATGCCGAGCGGGGCGTGCTGGGCAGCTTGCTGCTGCTGCCGGAGAAGTTCGACGAAGTCGCGCTGATTCTTCGCCCCGACGACTTCTACGACGATTCGCATGCGTGCATCTATCATCACTTGATCGAGATGCATGATAGCGGCAAGCAGATCGATCCGATGCTGTTGGTGCAGCACCTCCGCGACGCAGGCGATTACGAACGCATCGGTGGAGCCGCGTACATCGCTGAGCTAGGCGAATCGGTCCCCACGGCCGCCCACGCGGAGTTCTACGCTCAGAAAGTGCAGGAGAAGGCCACCCTGCGGGCGCTCATCCAAGCGAGCACCGACATCATCCGCGACTCCTACGATCCAACGATCGACTCGCGACAAATGCTGAGCCGGGCGGAAGAACGTGTGTTCTCCATCCTGGAAGAGAAGGGCAACTCGCAGGTGACCTCGATTCGCGAGGTGCTGCAGGAGTCGCTCGCCCGACTCGACGCTCGGATGCGGAGTGACCACACTGCCGGCGGTGTCGAAACCGGGTTCGAAGATTTCGACGAAATGTCGGGCGGTCTGCGGGCGAACGAGTTGATCATTTTGGCCGCTCGCCCGAGTATGGGTAAAACAGCCCTGGCGATGAACATCACCGAACACGCCGCCATCGATTGTCAGGCACCCACGCTGTTCGTCAGCCTCGAAATGTCGAAGCTCGAACTTGGCGATCGTCTGCTTTGTTCGCGGGCTCGTGTGAATGGTCACCGCTTGCGTAACGGTCATATCAGCAAAGAAGAGAGTCAGTTGCTCATTCGCACCGCGAACGAGATTAGCTCGGCCCCGCTGTACATCGACGACACGCCTGGTCGTACGATGACCGAAATCGCCGCTGCGGGACGACGCTTGAAGCGTCGGCATGGATTATCGCTGGTGGTGATCGACTACTTACAGCTGATCGAGCCCGATAACTCGAGCGACCCTCGTCAGGAACAGGTGTCGAAGATCGCTCGCCGACTCAAGGGCTTGGCACGTGAACTTTCGGTGCCAGTGTTGTGCCTTGCACAGCTCAACCGTCAGGTCGAATCGACCCGCGACAATAAACCACAGTTGAGCCATTTGCGTGAGTCGGGAGCCATCGAGCAGGATGCCGACATCGTGATGTTTGTGCATCGTGAAGAATACTATCAAACCAACGAAGAAGATCGGGCGCGCGTGCGTGGTGAAGCCGATCTGTTGATTCGCAAGCAGCGTAATGGTCCGACAGGCGACGTGAAGCTGACCTGGTTGCACGACTTCACACGCTTCACCAATGCGGCTCCGGAGCCACACGAAGAATTCGCCAGCTTCGGCGGCGGTGGTGGTGGAGACGAATTTTAG
- a CDS encoding 4'-phosphopantetheinyl transferase family protein, with the protein MQCPSLLEAETVDWQQAPCSLASDELHVWSWDTNQFAATNECLSWLDAAEQQWHNQLATTALKQRYAGAHLGMRRVLASYLQVAPQQVAYHISQLGKPSLPGSELHFNLSHTSSQVLLAVSKSNVGIDCEQLREVTTRDSLASKHFTTEELAAYHQSPATEAVRYFFQTWTRKEAIVKLTGLGLTARVEQLNTQAGEQSVNTVAIPPTWNTSHSAVVLMDLTSPSHLAASLAVEQQPAQVRCYRMTDLG; encoded by the coding sequence ATGCAGTGTCCCTCCCTGCTCGAAGCAGAGACTGTCGACTGGCAGCAAGCTCCCTGCTCGCTGGCCAGCGACGAGCTGCACGTCTGGAGCTGGGATACCAACCAGTTTGCTGCGACGAACGAATGCCTCTCGTGGCTCGATGCTGCCGAGCAGCAATGGCACAACCAGCTTGCTACTACTGCTTTGAAGCAACGCTACGCTGGCGCTCACCTGGGGATGCGACGCGTTCTCGCGAGTTACCTGCAAGTCGCTCCGCAGCAGGTTGCTTACCACATTTCGCAGCTAGGCAAACCGTCGCTCCCGGGAAGCGAGCTGCACTTCAATCTCAGCCATACCAGCAGCCAAGTGCTGCTCGCCGTGTCGAAGTCGAACGTAGGGATCGATTGCGAACAGCTCCGCGAAGTCACCACGCGCGACTCACTCGCAAGCAAACACTTCACCACGGAAGAGCTCGCTGCGTATCACCAGTCGCCCGCTACCGAAGCGGTACGTTACTTCTTTCAGACATGGACTCGCAAAGAGGCGATCGTCAAGCTGACCGGCTTGGGACTCACTGCGCGAGTCGAACAACTCAACACCCAAGCGGGCGAGCAGTCGGTCAATACCGTCGCGATTCCTCCGACTTGGAACACCAGTCACTCGGCAGTCGTGCTGATGGATCTTACGAGCCCCTCGCATCTAGCAGCTTCGCTCGCAGTCGAACAGCAACCAGCTCAAGTTCGCTGCTATCGCATGACCGACCTCGGCTAG
- the rpsF gene encoding 30S ribosomal protein S6 has translation MQTQVYEGLFIFDSNRFARDQEALPGEVAEMITSEGGEVLVSRLWEERRLAYPINGQRKGTYWLTYFRSPTSAISVLNRKCEIHDGVLRQLVIKIHPSLVEPILAHAAGVPQEVEEEAEETADEPVAASAE, from the coding sequence TTGCAAACGCAAGTTTACGAAGGCCTGTTCATTTTCGATTCCAATCGTTTTGCTCGCGATCAGGAAGCCCTGCCGGGTGAAGTGGCGGAGATGATCACCAGCGAAGGTGGCGAAGTTCTGGTGAGCCGCCTGTGGGAAGAGCGTCGTTTGGCGTATCCCATCAATGGCCAACGCAAAGGCACCTACTGGCTGACTTACTTCCGCTCGCCTACCTCGGCGATCTCGGTTCTCAATCGCAAGTGCGAGATCCACGACGGAGTGCTTCGCCAGTTGGTGATCAAGATTCATCCCAGCCTGGTCGAGCCGATTTTGGCCCACGCCGCGGGTGTTCCTCAGGAAGTCGAAGAAGAAGCCGAGGAGACTGCCGACGAGCCAGTGGCTGCTTCGGCCGAATAA
- the pth gene encoding aminoacyl-tRNA hydrolase has product MKLVVGLGNPGKKYDDTRHNVGFDLIGELAKRWFADPVREKHQSLIAEANYSGEKVLLVAPQTFMNLSGVAVRLVMDFYKLTADDLLVACDDFNIPLGTLRLKPKGSAGGQNGLNNIIQQVGTQEVPRLRIGIGPVPERWSTVDFVLGKFSRDEQQLADQSVRRAADAVECWLTDGIGSAMNRFN; this is encoded by the coding sequence ATGAAACTAGTCGTGGGGCTCGGCAATCCCGGGAAAAAATACGACGATACGAGACATAATGTAGGTTTCGACCTGATCGGCGAGCTGGCCAAACGCTGGTTTGCCGACCCGGTCCGCGAGAAACACCAGTCGCTCATTGCCGAAGCAAATTACTCCGGCGAAAAAGTGTTGCTGGTGGCCCCGCAAACCTTCATGAACCTTTCAGGCGTTGCAGTTCGTTTGGTGATGGACTTTTATAAGCTCACTGCCGACGATTTACTGGTCGCCTGCGATGATTTTAACATACCGCTCGGAACGCTCCGTCTTAAACCCAAAGGGTCTGCAGGCGGGCAAAACGGGCTCAATAACATAATCCAGCAGGTAGGCACTCAAGAAGTTCCTCGGTTGCGAATAGGTATTGGGCCGGTCCCCGAACGGTGGAGCACAGTGGATTTTGTGCTAGGCAAGTTTAGCCGCGATGAGCAGCAGCTTGCTGACCAGTCCGTGCGTCGAGCCGCCGACGCCGTGGAGTGTTGGCTAACTGACGGAATCGGCTCGGCGATGAACCGGTTCAACTAG
- the rplI gene encoding 50S ribosomal protein L9: MQTKAKHKNKGFKRLPRGEHGGVQLLLIQSVADLGKQGEVVEVKRGYALNYLIPQGLATIATDHHKRMVDKHKAKLQQIELARQAELRSYAAEISKQSVTIEANATEDGHLYGSVGAVEILAALKKNDVHLNADQIRLDGVLKELGLYTVKIRLSSEVEGEVKVWVVPSVGVDD, from the coding sequence ATGCAAACCAAAGCCAAGCACAAAAACAAGGGTTTCAAGCGTCTTCCTCGCGGTGAGCACGGCGGAGTCCAGTTGCTGCTGATTCAGTCGGTTGCCGACCTTGGCAAGCAAGGCGAAGTGGTAGAAGTGAAGCGTGGTTACGCGCTGAACTACCTGATTCCACAGGGACTGGCCACGATTGCCACCGATCATCACAAGCGGATGGTCGACAAGCACAAGGCCAAGCTGCAACAAATCGAACTGGCCCGTCAGGCGGAACTTCGCAGCTACGCTGCCGAGATTTCGAAGCAAAGCGTTACCATCGAGGCAAACGCTACCGAAGACGGGCATCTCTATGGTAGCGTCGGTGCAGTCGAGATCCTGGCTGCTCTCAAGAAGAACGACGTGCACCTCAACGCCGATCAAATCCGTCTGGATGGTGTGTTGAAGGAACTCGGCCTGTACACCGTGAAGATTCGCCTGTCTTCGGAAGTCGAAGGCGAAGTCAAGGTGTGGGTGGTTCCCAGCGTTGGCGTCGACGACTAA
- a CDS encoding ribose-phosphate diphosphokinase — MQDIKLFSGSANRELSEQIAKYLGVPLGKISLGRFPDGEISCKVDEDIRGRDVFLIQPTCPPVNENLMELLIMIDSCLRASAERITAVIPYYGYARQDRKDEGRVPITAKLVANIITRAGADRVLTMDLHAAQIQGFFDVPVDHLYAAPVLNQHFIESGIDLDNIVIVSPDEGSIKRALGHSKRLGGEVAIIDKRRTSAQTTVQANLLGGSVEGKVALMFDDMISTAGSICGAAKVIRDFGAKEIHVGVTHPVFCGPALDRLEQADITSLVCTNSIPLGSEITDRLPQIIRLPVDHLVGDAIKAIHRNESVSKLFR; from the coding sequence ATGCAGGACATCAAACTCTTTAGTGGCTCGGCAAATCGCGAACTTAGCGAGCAGATTGCCAAGTACCTCGGCGTACCGCTGGGCAAGATCTCGCTGGGGCGGTTTCCCGATGGCGAAATCTCCTGCAAGGTCGATGAGGACATTCGCGGCCGCGATGTGTTCCTGATTCAGCCGACCTGTCCGCCGGTCAACGAAAACCTGATGGAACTGTTGATCATGATCGACAGTTGCCTGCGGGCGAGTGCCGAGCGCATTACGGCCGTGATTCCTTACTACGGCTACGCTCGCCAGGATCGCAAGGACGAAGGCCGGGTGCCGATTACCGCGAAGCTGGTCGCAAACATCATTACCCGCGCGGGAGCCGATCGCGTGCTGACCATGGATCTGCACGCCGCACAGATTCAAGGTTTCTTCGACGTTCCGGTCGACCACTTATATGCAGCTCCAGTGCTGAATCAGCACTTTATCGAGTCGGGTATCGATCTCGACAATATCGTGATTGTGAGTCCCGACGAAGGAAGCATTAAACGAGCACTGGGGCACTCAAAACGCCTGGGCGGTGAAGTGGCCATTATCGATAAGCGTCGCACCAGCGCCCAAACCACCGTGCAGGCGAACCTACTGGGGGGCTCGGTCGAGGGCAAAGTCGCCTTGATGTTCGACGACATGATCTCTACCGCTGGCTCCATCTGTGGGGCAGCCAAGGTGATTCGGGATTTTGGTGCGAAGGAAATTCACGTAGGTGTTACCCATCCGGTGTTCTGTGGCCCCGCGCTCGATCGCTTGGAGCAGGCAGATATCACCAGTTTGGTCTGCACGAACTCCATTCCGCTCGGGTCCGAGATCACGGATCGGCTTCCCCAGATTATTCGGTTGCCGGTCGATCACCTGGTGGGGGATGCGATTAAAGCGATCCACCGAAACGAGTCGGTAAGTAAGCTATTTCGGTAA
- a CDS encoding AMP-binding protein encodes MASVILQRAQVLDSMVDLLRQQAARFGERTAYVFLDDQEGEVSISFRELDIRAKAIAANLRTELEPGDRALLIYPAGLEFITAFFGCLYAGVVAVPATYPKPRRPLPRMASIARDSGALVALTTSQTLDTVDMSQQDEAVASMRWLATDEVPSSEAENWTSPGLDSEQLAFLQYTSGSTSDPKGVMVSHGNLLANLEAIRQSFGIEVDHTGRDIATGVFWLPAYHDMGLIGGILTPLFVGGRSVLMAPASFLQKPLRWLEAIDKYGATISGAPNFAYEYCVKRTTEEERAKLDFSAWQLAFCGAEPIRAETVRQFTSAFAVSKFRPDAFYPCYGLAENTLLAAGSEHRREPTVLRVDRESLAAGNVQVVVNGSSQHAQELVGSGTAPAEHRVEIVHPLTGSVCPEGVVGEVLLQGPSVAQGYFGRAEEINRNFHTRVRGVEGEFLSTGDLGFFYEGELFVTGRLKDVIIIRGRNHYPQDIETTAEAAHEALMPGAAFSITVGDEERLVVVNQIDRQLSKAEYPKVVSAIRQAIADQHELDCYAIVLIRQSSLPVTSSGKVQRSLTRDQYMEAKLRVVHEWKQSARPATNGKAKRPGKNGSGTNGTLLAGDVFGVEQTAERIEAWLEEWLVDRIGLDPAEMHRDKPFAEFGVDSLTAVELSHELEEEFGVPLPPIVAWNYPTPAALSRYLAEQSIGQQEPAAEQATDEAAAPVDDAELEAMLAEIENLSDEDAERLLEGE; translated from the coding sequence ATGGCCTCTGTGATTCTGCAACGTGCTCAAGTACTCGACTCCATGGTGGACCTGCTTCGCCAGCAGGCGGCCCGCTTTGGAGAGCGAACCGCATACGTTTTCCTCGACGATCAGGAAGGCGAAGTTAGCATTAGCTTCCGCGAGCTCGATATTCGCGCCAAAGCGATTGCTGCCAACTTGCGTACCGAACTCGAACCGGGAGATCGCGCACTGCTGATCTATCCCGCGGGACTCGAATTCATCACCGCCTTCTTTGGCTGCCTGTACGCTGGGGTGGTCGCCGTGCCGGCCACGTACCCGAAGCCCCGCCGGCCGTTGCCGCGGATGGCGAGCATCGCCCGCGATAGCGGAGCCTTGGTCGCCCTTACCACCAGCCAAACGCTCGACACGGTTGATATGTCGCAGCAAGACGAGGCCGTGGCCTCGATGCGGTGGCTCGCGACCGACGAAGTCCCCAGCAGCGAAGCTGAGAACTGGACCTCGCCAGGACTCGACAGCGAGCAATTGGCCTTCCTGCAATATACGTCCGGCTCGACCAGCGACCCCAAGGGGGTAATGGTCTCGCATGGCAACTTGCTTGCCAACCTCGAGGCGATTCGCCAGTCGTTTGGAATCGAGGTCGATCACACTGGCCGCGACATCGCTACCGGAGTCTTCTGGCTGCCTGCCTACCATGATATGGGATTGATCGGCGGCATCCTGACTCCTTTGTTTGTCGGTGGACGCAGTGTGCTGATGGCTCCCGCGTCGTTCCTGCAGAAGCCGCTGCGTTGGCTCGAAGCAATCGACAAGTACGGGGCGACTATTAGTGGTGCTCCCAACTTTGCCTACGAATACTGCGTAAAACGAACCACCGAGGAAGAACGGGCGAAGCTCGATTTCTCGGCCTGGCAGCTTGCTTTCTGTGGAGCCGAGCCGATTCGGGCCGAGACCGTGCGGCAGTTCACTTCGGCCTTTGCGGTAAGCAAGTTCCGCCCCGATGCGTTCTATCCCTGCTATGGTTTGGCCGAAAATACCTTGCTTGCTGCTGGCAGTGAGCATCGCCGAGAGCCAACCGTTTTGCGGGTCGATCGCGAATCGCTGGCTGCAGGTAACGTGCAAGTCGTGGTGAATGGCAGTAGCCAGCACGCACAAGAGCTGGTTGGCTCGGGCACCGCGCCGGCCGAGCACCGCGTGGAAATCGTGCACCCGCTGACCGGATCGGTCTGCCCCGAAGGGGTCGTCGGCGAAGTGTTGCTGCAAGGTCCAAGTGTCGCCCAGGGCTACTTCGGCCGCGCCGAAGAGATCAATCGTAACTTCCACACCCGAGTTCGCGGCGTCGAAGGCGAGTTCCTCAGCACCGGCGACCTGGGGTTCTTTTACGAAGGCGAATTGTTCGTCACCGGGCGTTTAAAGGACGTCATTATTATTCGTGGCCGTAATCACTATCCGCAGGATATCGAAACCACGGCCGAAGCGGCTCACGAAGCATTGATGCCGGGTGCTGCGTTTAGCATCACCGTCGGCGACGAAGAGCGACTCGTGGTTGTCAATCAGATTGATCGACAGCTAAGCAAAGCAGAGTACCCCAAAGTGGTTAGCGCCATTCGGCAGGCAATCGCCGACCAACACGAACTCGACTGTTACGCCATTGTGCTAATTCGTCAGTCGTCGTTGCCGGTGACCTCGAGTGGAAAAGTGCAACGGTCGCTCACACGCGACCAGTACATGGAGGCGAAATTACGTGTTGTTCACGAATGGAAACAATCAGCGCGCCCCGCGACCAACGGCAAAGCAAAACGACCGGGCAAAAACGGTTCGGGGACGAATGGAACTCTTTTGGCGGGCGATGTATTCGGCGTGGAGCAAACCGCCGAGAGGATCGAAGCCTGGCTGGAAGAGTGGCTGGTAGACCGCATTGGGCTGGATCCAGCCGAAATGCATCGCGACAAGCCGTTTGCTGAGTTCGGGGTCGACTCACTGACCGCCGTGGAATTGAGCCACGAGCTGGAAGAAGAGTTCGGCGTGCCATTGCCACCGATCGTGGCCTGGAACTACCCGACTCCTGCAGCGCTCTCGCGGTACCTGGCCGAGCAATCGATCGGCCAGCAAGAGCCAGCGGCCGAACAGGCGACTGACGAAGCAGCAGCGCCAGTCGACGATGCTGAACTCGAAGCGATGCTCGCCGAAATCGAAAACCTTAGCGACGAAGATGCCGAGCGGCTGCTCGAGGGCGAATAG
- a CDS encoding single-stranded DNA-binding protein, which produces MASFNRVILVGNLTRDPELRYIPSGTAVAEIGMAVNERVKRNDQWVDEVNFFDVTLWGRTAEVVNQYLSKGSSVLIEGRLKYDTWEKDGQKRSKVKIIGEKMQMLSGGGAGGGGGGGGGGRSSGNAPHRQQPASHDSYDDYSSAPSMPPDDEIPF; this is translated from the coding sequence ATGGCTAGCTTCAACCGAGTGATTCTGGTCGGCAATCTGACCCGCGATCCCGAGTTGCGCTACATTCCCAGTGGAACTGCGGTCGCGGAAATCGGGATGGCGGTCAACGAGCGTGTAAAGCGCAACGACCAGTGGGTCGATGAGGTGAATTTCTTCGACGTCACCCTGTGGGGTCGTACTGCGGAAGTGGTCAATCAGTACTTGAGCAAGGGCTCATCGGTGCTGATCGAAGGCCGCCTGAAGTACGATACCTGGGAAAAGGACGGTCAGAAGCGTTCGAAAGTCAAAATCATCGGCGAAAAGATGCAGATGCTTAGCGGTGGTGGAGCCGGCGGCGGTGGCGGAGGAGGCGGAGGCGGTCGAAGCTCCGGCAACGCTCCCCATCGGCAACAACCTGCCAGCCACGACAGCTACGACGATTACTCTAGCGCTCCCAGCATGCCACCGGACGACGAAATTCCGTTCTAA
- a CDS encoding 50S ribosomal protein L25 encodes MSETLTVKKRETTGSRSSYALRRDGKCPLVLYGHNEPSVHLSVPYDQLSATLRHGAKLVQLTGDESGQAILHDMQWDTFGRYVLHVDLLRVDAGELVTVEIPVEAKGEAPGEVEGGIITWVNHSVEIEVTPAAIPEKLHVDLAGVNLGDTVTADAIFDLPEGSKLVTAAERVILNCVAPAAADADEEEDAAASGAEPELVGDKGEEADSE; translated from the coding sequence ATGAGCGAAACACTTACCGTTAAGAAGCGAGAAACCACCGGGTCGCGTTCCAGCTACGCTTTGCGTCGCGATGGCAAATGCCCTTTGGTGTTGTATGGGCACAACGAACCCTCGGTTCATTTGTCGGTCCCCTACGATCAACTGTCGGCCACCTTGCGTCACGGTGCAAAGCTGGTACAGCTCACCGGCGACGAAAGCGGGCAGGCCATTCTGCATGACATGCAGTGGGATACCTTCGGTCGCTATGTGCTCCACGTGGATTTGCTGCGTGTCGATGCCGGTGAATTGGTGACCGTTGAAATTCCTGTGGAAGCCAAGGGAGAAGCCCCTGGCGAAGTTGAAGGTGGCATTATCACCTGGGTGAACCACTCGGTGGAAATTGAGGTTACTCCAGCCGCGATTCCTGAAAAGCTTCATGTCGATTTGGCCGGAGTGAATTTGGGTGATACGGTAACGGCCGATGCGATCTTCGACCTGCCCGAAGGGTCGAAGTTGGTGACCGCCGCTGAGCGAGTGATCCTGAACTGCGTTGCTCCTGCAGCGGCCGACGCCGACGAAGAAGAGGATGCTGCGGCATCCGGTGCCGAGCCCGAATTGGTTGGAGACAAGGGCGAAGAAGCCGACAGCGAATAG
- a CDS encoding thioesterase II family protein has protein sequence MTLHPLLPESIRLDAPRRLFCFPHAGGGAAVFYRWQRYLPEDVALVPMRMPGREDRLAAPVYDELSHLADEITEAISALPPAPHLFVGHSLGGYVAFEVTRRLVDRQLPLPHKLIVAACGAPRGTKPKSPIGQLPDQDFIDEVSNRYDGIPAAVRESPELMAMVLPPLRADIQMIETYEYIAGEPLPVDILALGGTNDPGVAVHRLNAWRELTSRHFAMRLMPGGHFFLHPAPRREATSKAVPPAIAMVLAALPELGDQ, from the coding sequence GTGACACTTCATCCATTACTCCCTGAATCGATACGCCTGGACGCCCCCCGGCGGTTGTTTTGCTTCCCTCATGCTGGTGGTGGTGCGGCCGTTTTCTATCGCTGGCAACGCTACCTGCCGGAGGATGTTGCGCTCGTGCCGATGCGGATGCCTGGCCGCGAGGATCGGCTCGCCGCGCCGGTGTACGACGAGCTCTCGCACTTGGCAGACGAGATTACTGAAGCCATTTCCGCGCTCCCCCCTGCTCCGCACCTGTTTGTCGGTCACAGTCTGGGAGGATACGTGGCGTTCGAGGTAACCCGCCGGCTGGTGGATCGCCAACTCCCCTTACCCCACAAACTGATTGTCGCCGCCTGCGGCGCACCGCGCGGCACCAAGCCGAAGTCGCCGATCGGCCAGCTGCCGGATCAGGATTTCATCGACGAAGTCTCGAATCGGTACGACGGCATCCCGGCTGCGGTTCGCGAGTCGCCCGAATTAATGGCCATGGTGCTGCCGCCGCTGCGGGCTGATATTCAGATGATCGAGACCTACGAATACATCGCCGGCGAACCGCTGCCGGTCGACATCCTTGCGCTCGGCGGTACCAACGACCCCGGCGTAGCGGTCCATCGCCTAAACGCCTGGCGGGAGCTGACCAGCCGCCACTTTGCCATGCGTTTGATGCCTGGCGGACATTTCTTCCTGCACCCCGCCCCGCGGCGCGAAGCGACGTCGAAGGCGGTTCCGCCAGCGATTGCGATGGTTCTCGCCGCGTTGCCAGAGCTGGGGGACCAGTAA